The Lacticaseibacillus pabuli region GGCGCGCTGGCGCTGACACAGCGGGCAGATAATTTGATTGAAACATTCAGCGGTAAGCCGCAGAACTACGGCCGGCCGCCACTCATGGAGGACAGTTTAAATGCTTAACTGGTCGATTACGACTTTAAAACAATATAACCACAAGCCGCTCACGTTCGATGACACTGTCGACGTGAAGGCGGAGCTGATGGAACGGAATCCAGACATTATCGACATGACGCCGGTACACGCAACGGGTACAATCCTGTTCAGCCGCGGCGACTACACCGTCGATGGGGATCTGAAAGCTGAGGTCACCTTGCCTTCAACACGCAGTTTGGTCCCGGTGCAGGTGCCCATTGATTTTCACTTTACCGAAACGTACCTGGCTGACGAATCGCACAGTGATCAGTACGAGGAAGATGACGTGCTGATTCCACTAACGAGTGACTGGCTGGATCTCATGCCAGCAGTCAAGGACAACTTATTGCTGTCCTTGCCATTGCGCGTTTTGACCAAGGAAGAGGAAAATGCCGTCACACTACCTAGTGGGGATGACTGGACCTTGATGACTGAGGAAGAAGCGGCACCGGTGCCACCAGAAGAGCGTCCGAACAACCCATTTGCGGGCCTGCAGGGGATGTTTGATGACAAGGGTGACGATTCGGACAAACAGTGAGATAAGTCGGTTGCCTTCTGCGACTTTTCTGCTAGGATTAGAAGAGTAAGTGGATTGATGAACAAGCAAACGAACGATCAATATGGCATTTACTAAATTAATGGAGGCTTTATACTGATGGACAAACCACAAATTGGTGTTATTGGGATGGCTGTCATGGGGAAGAACCTGGCGCTCAACATTGAGAGCCGGGGCAACACCGTGGCAATCTTCAACCGGACGGGTTCAAAGACAAAGAAGGTTGTTGAAGATCACCCTGAAAAGAAGCTCGTGCCTAGCTATACGATTGAGGATTTCGTTGCCTCTTTGGAAAAGCCACGCCGTATCTTGATGATGGTCAAGGCCGGTGCTGGTACTGACGCCGTGATTGCGCAGTTGCTGCCATTGCTCGACAAGGGTGACGTTTTGATTGATGGTGGGAACACCTTCTTTGAAGACACCATGCGTCGCAATGCAGAACTGGACAAGTCCGGGATCAAATTTATCGGTATGGGTGTTTCTGGTGGTGAACTTGGTGCCCTTGAAGGCCCATCCCTCATGCCAGGTGGCCAGAAGGAAGCTTATGACCTGGTCGCACCTATCTTGAACCAGATTGCTGCTAAGGCTGAAGACGGCGAACCATGTGTCACCTACATCGGCCCTAATGGTGCGGGTCACTACGTCAAGATGGTCCACAACGGGATTGAATATGGCGACATGGAGCTCATTTCTGAGAGCTACAACGTGCTGCGTAACCTCGTTGGCCTGTCCGTCGACGAAATCGCCGGCATCTTCAACGACTGGAAGCAGGGCGAACTGTCTTCTTACCTGATTGATATCACTGCTGATATCTTGACCCGTAAGGACGACCAGGGCTCTGACAAGCCAATCGTTGACATGATCCTTGATGCCGCTGGTAACAAGGGGACTGGTAAGTGGAGCTCACAGTCAGCCCTCGAACTCGGTGTGCCTCAGTCTGTTATTACCGAATCCGTCTACGCCCGTTACATCTCCGCGATGAAGGACGAACGTGTGGCTGCAAGCAGGGAATTGCCAAAGCCAGTTGGCAAGGTCAACTTCGACAAGAAGGAAGTTGTCGAGATGATCCGCAAGGCGCTCTACTTCTCCAAGCTCATGAGTTACGCTCAGGGCTTCGAACAGATGCGTGTTGCTAGCGAGCACTACGACTGGAACCTCCAGTACGGCGACCTCGCAAAGATCTGGCGTGAAGGCTGCATCATCCGTGCGAAGTTCCTCCAGAACATCACGGATGCTTACACCAAGAACCCAGAACTTTCCAACCTGCTCCTTGATGACTACTTCAAGGACATCGCCCGCAACTACCAGGAAGCCGTTCGTGACCTGGTTGCCCTCGCGGTTAAGGCCGGCGTGCCAGTTCCTGGTTTCTCCGCTGCCATTTCCTACTACGACAGCTACCGTGCAGAAGTATTGCCTGCTAACCTGATTCAGGCGCAGCGTGACTACTTTGGTGCCCACACCTACCAGCGTGTCGATGACAAGTCTGGCAAGGCTTACCACTACACCTGGTATACCGAACAGTAAGATTTTAAACTAAAACAAACGGCCTCCAGCAACGTTTTCCGGTGTTATACCGGCGTTGCTGGAGGCCGTTTTTTTGTTGGTTTGAGTTAGTTTTTGAAATCTATGCGGGATTTTGTGTGGGACTCTCGTAAAATCCCGCATGACTCGCGGGTCAACCGTTTGTATAATGCTCAAAACTGTTGAAAACTTCCGAGGTGGATTGTTTAGTTGGGCGAGTGTACTCCTTAGTCATTTCCATTGATGAGTGTCCGAGCCAGTGCATGACATCAATCGCAGGTGCCTGAGAAGCAATGGCTTGGGAAGCAAAGAAGTGACGGAATACATGAGGGGAGACGTGCAGGCCAGTGATATCATTCACTTTTTTAAATAGCTGATTCATTCTAGTCGGGTATTGAGGTGTGCCGTTAATTGTTTGCCATAGCCAAAGAGGGTCTTTTTTAAATGCCGGATGCTGGGAACGTAGATTTTTGGCAGTTCAGACAGCAAAGCTTAAATCATCAATGATTGAACCGGACACGTATATGGTGCGATATGAGGCATTGGTCTTTAAAGGATCACCTTCACGTTTGGAATCCGTGTAGATTGTGCGGGACTTGTCTATTTTGATTTCAGCCATTTGTGAGCCGTCAGGTCGTTTACTAAATGTGATGGAATTTGTCCGCAGACCGCAGACCTCGCCTCGGCGCATGCCAGTCACGGCCGCCAACGCAATGACTGAATAGTCGTACCGTTTCAGAGTATGTTTAGCCACATCAAGCCATTTAGCAAAGTCCTCTGGCTGCAATGATTTTGGTCGGGGTTCTTTGCCAGATGTGGTAACACCGTGAGTGCGATTCTTGTCCAAATATTCGTCTTGAATTGCGGCATTTAAAATAGAATTCAGAGCGATGAGAAGTGACCTAGATGTTTCTTTTGCATAGCCTTGGGCAGCTATATCATCTAGCCATTCCTGAACTTGAGGCCTACGAATATCACGCAGGTTCATGTTACCAAAAGCAGGCTTGATACGTTGCTCGTAGCTTGCGACTGCTTTCTTGGCTGTCGAGGGGCGCCAGCGATTTGTTTTAAGCCGTTGATTCAAGTATTTTTTCCAGTAGCGGTCCAGGGTAATGTGTCCGCTGTTTAACTTGTCGAGTTTGTTCATTGCAAGATCGGCTTCGAACTGCTTTAGCTCTTTGTCAGCATCGTGCCAGTTTTTAAACCCAGACTTAGTGAACTCAGCACGCTTGTTGTTTGCGGCATAATAACCGCGACGAATGGCATATAGGGTTATACCTTTGGATGTCTCATATTTGTACAAATGTGGATGCTTGTTCATTGGTGTCCATTTTTTCATGATGATTTGCTCCTTTATGGATTGTTGTTTGAATTAGTAGGTTCGCAGTTCACGAACCTATGTTCGGTATAGCTGTTAAAGAAAAGCCCGTTTTCGGGCTACTCATTACTTAATTCTGATTTGTCTGTTCCATCAGAGGCTTTTCCTGCCAATCGGTAGGGAAACCAAGATGTTGAGTAATGCTGTTAATATCAACTGAATGAAGTCTATGCTGCAAAGTTCTTGTTCTTTTTCTTAGTGAGTTATAAAGCACACAGTACTCGGTTCTGCTGAGAAAGCATTTTAAGCTAACCAAAACAGAATAAACTGTATTTCTCTCATCGTCAGAAGAAATACCGGCAGAATCATGTAAACTATTTAAATATTTTGCACTCGCACGACAGTTAAAATCTATCAGTCGATTTCCGTGAGCGCAAACGTTTCTGGTCTCACGAATGTTTTCAATGAACGAGACAAGAGTTTCAGGTGGAATTCTAAGATCATTCAATTCAAGATTGTCTTCCAAAAAGCCCGTCATATCTTTAGCTATACGGTTTTGAATCCTTAAAGGAAGACTGGAAATGATTGATTGGATGTCTCCAAAGTCAAGGAATTCAACCAACACCCACATTGGAACGTCGTCATACTTATTTACATAATAGTTGATGGGGTTGCCGGAATGCTTCCTGTTTCGCTTAATAACCCACGAGATTTTTGAGATAGTGTACACGATACTTAAAATAGCCTTCTCTTGGTAACAGCCAACGTCCAAGTATGCATATCGTTGGTTGGGATAAGCTTCGGCAAAACGATGTGCTAAGACTGATTTTAGATGATTCTCTGCTGACAAAATAGCGTTCATCAAAATTTGCTTCATTTCCTTGTCATAAAAGTAGAGATGACAAACTTCGTCAAAATCTGCACCATCTATATAAACATCAGGTTTACTTTGAAAATATTTACTGTATCCATTGACAATATTGTAATAATTATTGGTGAGCAAATAGCGTCTTGCTCTGGACTCATCATTAATTAGTAAGCCTCTTTGTTTCAAGAGACTCAGCTGTTGATCAATGCTAAGAAAAACACGCTTTTCATGCATAAAAAAACTCCTCATTTTTACATGAGGAGTTCGCAACGGTCCCCGTAGAGATGCCGTCACTTCTTGTTAACCTCATGTTAGAAGACGCAAATACTAAAGTCAACACACACTAGAAAATAATTTTAAAAGCCTGTCCTACAATCCCAGTAGTTCTTTCTTCTTAGCGTCGAAGTCATCTTGTGTGATGACGCCATCGTCAAGCAGAGACTTCATATCGCGTAACTGGTCAGCAACAGTTTGCTGTTTCGGTGCGACATCAACACCATCGTTTGCCAAGACAGCTTTCCGCATTTCAGCTTCATACTCGTCATTTGAAATCTGCCCATTGTTAAGTGCTTTTTCCAGCCGGTCAAGTCGTTCCCCAATACTCATGCTTTGGTTAGGGTAACTCGACGTGGGTGATGTCTGAGGCTCTGGAATGGCGGGGGTAGGGTCGGATACTGTCTCTCCACGTTCCTGAGCTAAATAAGCTGCCCATGCCGCATCATCATTTGGGTCGGTTGGAGGTGTGAGAGTGTCAAAAGGCTTCTGATTTAGGACTGGAATGTTTGCTGAATTGTTGCCAATAAGATTACGACGAGTGCCTTCGAAGTCAACGAGACAAACCTTTGCATATGCATTTGCTTCTGCGGTAGTCATAGCCCACCTGAGCACAATGGTGTCGTTGGGCCGGTTATCGATGATGTTTTGTGCATCTATAAAAATCATTCTAGTTTGAGTACGATCTTCCCATGTGTTGGTTTCGTATTGCCTTCCATGGTTAAATCCAACCACAGCCCCTAATCCACCAGCAAGGGCGCCCCCGACAAAAGCGCTGCCCAGACCTCCATGACCCTTGGTTTCGGTGTGCATTTTGCCTGCTTTGTGATTCATTCCGATTAAATAAAAGTCGGTCATATCCATTTTCGAACCAGGAAAGTGAAAAATACGGGATTGTTCATCAAAGATAAACTTGACGTCCATTCCCCATTCTCCGAGTGCTCTCATGCCTGGTCCGTCAACGCCTTCAAACTTGTCCTTAATCACATTCAACCCTCCATAATCACAAACCCAGCAGCTGCTTCTTCTTTGTATCAAAGTCAGCTTGAGTGATGACACCATCATCAAGCAGTGACTTCATGTCGCGAAGTTGGTCAGGAACGGTTGAGGATTGCTGTGCAGTGGCAGGCTGGGCTTTACGCTCAGACATCGCAGGCCAAGAATCCACGGTCCGCTGTACGTTCTGAATGTTGTCTTTCCAGAAGCCTTCACCAGCCATGAAAGTGTAGCAGATGTAGGTAGCCTTTTTACCGTTGGAATCCGTAATTTCCATGCGGTCAGCGTTGAAGAGCAGGCGACCATTGATGAACTTGGTCTTGCTAATCTCGACGTTGCCAACATCTTCATAGGATACAAAGTGGTGTGTTCCATTGAAATGGCGCATCAGGTTGAGTCCCATAAAAAGAATGCCATTGTTCTGGAAACTGGCGATGTAGTAGCGGTCGCTCAAAGCTGCATAGCTACCCAAAAGCATCTTGATACCACTGACAGATTCGATGTACACGCTTGTTGAAGGGTCGTTGGGATAATCGAGTTTACCTAGTTCTTGTTGAATTGCATCTAATTTCATTATTTCTCAGTGCTCCTACTTTGTTGTGTGATCCACAATCTTATCAACCATGAATGCAGGAACTGTAGAGTCATCGCCGTTTGTTGTTTCATAAGTGTACGTATTCCAGTACTTGCCATAAAAAGTAACGTTGTCATCCTCTAAAATGCGTACGCCGTGTGTTAGTGATGGTTTGTATTGAATGTAAACAAGCTGGTCAGTATCGCCGTTCAAAGCAACTAACAAGTTTACACGGCTTGTTTTTTCACTTGCCACCTGGAAAACTTGACCAGAAAATTGCATTTTAACCTTGTCAAATTTATCGGGTGTGCGAACTAGCTGATCATAGCTGTAGTTAGGGGAGTAGTAATTCTCTGCTGCTTTCTTTTGAGCAGCCTTGCTTGAGCTCGAGGCGTCTTCAGCAGAAGATGAGCTACTGTAAGCTTTGGCATCATCCTGGGCGTGGTCGGAGAATGCTAACTTCTTGACCTTTTTGTAATCACCAGCATGAAAATCATCGTATTCATCTGGCTTTTTGTTTGAGCCGAAGATATATGCAGTGTCAACTGAGCCATCATCATTTGCTTCAATGTGCCACTTGCCATTTTTGACCTTGGACACATCCATGATAGAGCCATTCACCCCATACCCAACATACTTATAGCCAGAGGCCTTTCCTCGTACGTCTGCCATATCATCTTTGATTTTGCCATCTTTGAGACCACTTGTAATGGTGAGCGACTTGGCAGGCTTTGCTGTACTTTGTGACCCACATGCGGCAAGCATCATCGTACCCATAGCGACTGCTGTCGCAACAACAACTTTTTTCATTTCATCCTCCGAGAACGTTTGTTATTAGCTAGTTAAAAAAATAAGCCTTAAATTCCATACATAGTTTGTAGGTCGCCGATTGTTTCAGGTAGGTGGCCTGTTTCTTCATTATATAGCTCTGTCAGTAAAGTGAGGCAGAATGACTCTGCCTGTTGCTCTGACTTGCTGTAGCCATGATCTGCAGTTCGATAATAGGCGGCTACACCATTTTGCATGACGGCATGGCCCAATTCGTGTGCCAAAACTCTAGTGCGTAAGGGGCTGTCTCTAATTGCTGATGACAGTATTATGAACGGCTTGTCATCGGGTAGAAAACCGGTACGACCCAGTTTGTCCTTACCAAGAGCATTTGACCACATCAAATCAATATCGAGTATCTCAACCAGTTTCCATGGGTCAGCAGTGCCATATCGAAATTTCATGAAGAACGCCCATTCCTGAGCGGTTCGAGGTACATCATCCTTTGGGTCAATCACTTATTGTCGCCACCTTCGTCCTTGTTGATTGGCATTCGCTTCAGATTCAGGCGGTTCCAGAAGATTTGGGTCATAGACATCTTAAGCTTGTCTTTCTCATCTTCAGTAAGCTCAGCACCACCAAAAGAGAAACCATCCATAGCTGCTGGATCATCGAGCCAAGTCTTCAAGTCAGTGACCTGCTGTTGAGTGGCCCATGCTGGAGTTTTGTTCACTCCTAATAAGTAGTCAACAGTCACACTGTAGTACTGTGCTAGCTTCATCTTGGTGGAGTCATCTGGTTGCCGTTTGCCAGATTCATACGCGGTATAAGCAGGCCTAGTAATGCCCAAAAAATTAGCCACGTCCTCTTGTGTTAAGTGCTTTGCTAGTCGCAACTCTTTTAATCGTTCAGGTAACATTACGGCACCTCCTTATGCGACTATGGTAACAAATAGTTACAGACAAAAAAGTTTCGATTTGTGACAATTTAGGCTTTACATGTAACGATGTGTGACGCACTATAATAGATGTAACGAAATGATACGTGAAAGGTGGTACGAAATTGAGAGAGTGGTTAAAGCAAGCTCGCGAGCAATCTGGCTTGACTCAGAAAGAACTCGCACAAAGCGTTGATGTCACTCGTCCTGCGTACAAGGAACAATAAGCAACTATTACACTAAAATCACCCGTCTCCATTGGCAAATGTCGGTGGAGACGGGTGATTTTTTGCGCTTAATTTGCAGCGAGTTCTGCTTCATTAATGACGTTAATCGGAGCGGCAAGGGACGGCTGGAAGAAGAAATCGGCGTATTCGAGGTCTTCGACGGTCATCTTCGCTTGAATGGCAAGCGCAACGACGTTGATGTACGCGGTGACGTTCACATCGGACAACAGCTGGGCGCCGAGCACGCGGCGGGAGGTCGGATCATAGATTAATTTGAACTGAATTTCCGCGTTCATTGTGGCCGGCGCGTCCGCCATGAGCAGGGGTGCGGTCACGAAGCTACTGGCCACGGCGGCACCGGATTTACCAGCCGTCACGGTGCTCAGGCCAGTTGCGGCGAAGAACTTGCCGAAGACTTCCAGCGCACTGGTACCGGAAACTCCAGGGAACTTGCGGGTAGGCGCACCGAGGTAACGACCGGCAAAGCGACCACCACGGGCAGCATTGCTGGCGAGGCTAATGCGGAGCTCGGTATCGGTTGGTAAGTAGTTGACGGTGGTGGCATCCCCAACCGCTAAGATGTCGGGGTCGCTCGTCCGCATGTAAGCATCAGTTTTGACAACGCCGCGTGAATCCAAATCAACGATGCCTTGGAGCCAAGCCGTGTTGGCGCGATTGCCAACCGCAACGATGACGAGGTCGGCAGGGTAGGTGCCCTTCTCGCTACGCACGGCGGTGACGTGACCATCTTGACCGATGAATTCCTGGACGCCTTCTCCGAGCGCGAGGGTAACGCCTGATTCGGTCATGTTGGCTGCAATCTGGCTGGAGAACTCGCTGTCGAGGTTTGTGGCAACCGGCTGATCCGCGATGTCGACCACGGTGACGTGCTTACCGGCCTGATTGAACGGTTCCGCGAACATGACACCGATGTAACCGGCACCCACGATGACCACGTTCTTGATGTCGGGGTTTTGCACCTGCTTTTTCAGGGTAAAGATGGATGACCGGTGCGCGATGCTCATGACGCCGTCTAGTTTGGCGCCGGGCAGAGGCAGCTCAATCGCAGCGGAGCCGGTGCTGAGAATTAACTTGTCATAGCTGTAATCCTGACTGCTCGCCCCGGTGGTGGCAGTTAAACTGTGCGTCGCGGGGTTCAACTGGGTCACGGTGGTTTGGTTGTGCACGGTGACACCTTGCTGCGCCAGTGCGCTTAAGTGCATCGCGGCATTTGCACCCCAGCCTTGGACGAGGGCAAGGTCGCCAGCTTCGAACCAATCAATGCTGGTCACTTCGGGATTATCAACCAAGGCGCGAACACTTTCGGCGCCGCTAATGGAACCACCAATTACAATAACGTGCATATTTAAATTTCTCCTTTTTAGAAACAATCTGTATCTAACTAATGAACTCATTTAGCATACTGGCTGGCGATAAGCGGGTCAATAAGATACACAACGAATCCTATTTATTTACGGTACGGTTTGGCGTAAACTGTTTCTAAAGTGAAGGGTGGCGACATGAAATGGCAACTAATGACTCACGGCGGCGGGGTGACGCCTTGGAACACGATATTTTCGCAGCGACGTACGCGTTATTGCAGGAACAGGATTATCAGCAGATTACCTTTAGTCAGGTGGCGGCGCGGGCGCATACCAGCCGGAGTGTCATTTATCGCTACTGGGATAGTGTACTGGATCTGGTGATACAGACGATCCTCTATGAAATTGAGGTAACCCCCAGTGTTCTCAATCAGGATGACTTTGATATGGGGAGTTTGCGAGCGGATTTGATTGCCCTAGCAACCACGTTTGCACAAGCAACGCAAACGGGTCCGAACCAGTATTTCCGCATCGTCTTTCTGTCAGCGGTCAGGCAGGACCAGCGTCGTGAGCTGCAGCGGATGATGGATTGTGTTCGCGCTGGGAACCTTGCGATTATGGACCAACTTATCCAGCGTGCGGTTCAGCGCGGCGAGTTAGTCCGGGTGCCCAACCAAACGGCGCGGATGGTTCTGTTTGACATGTTGCGCTATTACGACATGACATACGGGGTCGCGGCGATTGATGGCGACCGAATTCATCATCTGGTCGATGACATTGTGATGCCGGCATTGCGTAATGGTTGAGACACAAAAACGCCCGTCGCATGCATGCGACGGGCGTTTCTAGGCGGCATAATTAGTCGTTCAAGGTGAACTGAAGCTTCATCTGTGGGGCGGCTAATGCAA contains the following coding sequences:
- a CDS encoding YceD family protein yields the protein MLNWSITTLKQYNHKPLTFDDTVDVKAELMERNPDIIDMTPVHATGTILFSRGDYTVDGDLKAEVTLPSTRSLVPVQVPIDFHFTETYLADESHSDQYEEDDVLIPLTSDWLDLMPAVKDNLLLSLPLRVLTKEEENAVTLPSGDDWTLMTEEEAAPVPPEERPNNPFAGLQGMFDDKGDDSDKQ
- the gndA gene encoding NADP-dependent phosphogluconate dehydrogenase, with protein sequence MDKPQIGVIGMAVMGKNLALNIESRGNTVAIFNRTGSKTKKVVEDHPEKKLVPSYTIEDFVASLEKPRRILMMVKAGAGTDAVIAQLLPLLDKGDVLIDGGNTFFEDTMRRNAELDKSGIKFIGMGVSGGELGALEGPSLMPGGQKEAYDLVAPILNQIAAKAEDGEPCVTYIGPNGAGHYVKMVHNGIEYGDMELISESYNVLRNLVGLSVDEIAGIFNDWKQGELSSYLIDITADILTRKDDQGSDKPIVDMILDAAGNKGTGKWSSQSALELGVPQSVITESVYARYISAMKDERVAASRELPKPVGKVNFDKKEVVEMIRKALYFSKLMSYAQGFEQMRVASEHYDWNLQYGDLAKIWREGCIIRAKFLQNITDAYTKNPELSNLLLDDYFKDIARNYQEAVRDLVALAVKAGVPVPGFSAAISYYDSYRAEVLPANLIQAQRDYFGAHTYQRVDDKSGKAYHYTWYTEQ
- a CDS encoding tyrosine-type recombinase/integrase; translation: MNGTPQYPTRMNQLFKKVNDITGLHVSPHVFRHFFASQAIASQAPAIDVMHWLGHSSMEMTKEYTRPTKQSTSEVFNSFEHYTNG
- a CDS encoding tyrosine-type recombinase/integrase; this encodes MKKWTPMNKHPHLYKYETSKGITLYAIRRGYYAANNKRAEFTKSGFKNWHDADKELKQFEADLAMNKLDKLNSGHITLDRYWKKYLNQRLKTNRWRPSTAKKAVASYEQRIKPAFGNMNLRDIRRPQVQEWLDDIAAQGYAKETSRSLLIALNSILNAAIQDEYLDKNRTHGVTTSGKEPRPKSLQPEDFAKWLDVAKHTLKRYDYSVIALAAVTGMRRGEVCGLRTNSITFSKRPDGSQMAEIKIDKSRTIYTDSKREGDPLKTNASYRTIYVSGSIIDDLSFAV
- a CDS encoding Abi family protein; protein product: MHEKRVFLSIDQQLSLLKQRGLLINDESRARRYLLTNNYYNIVNGYSKYFQSKPDVYIDGADFDEVCHLYFYDKEMKQILMNAILSAENHLKSVLAHRFAEAYPNQRYAYLDVGCYQEKAILSIVYTISKISWVIKRNRKHSGNPINYYVNKYDDVPMWVLVEFLDFGDIQSIISSLPLRIQNRIAKDMTGFLEDNLELNDLRIPPETLVSFIENIRETRNVCAHGNRLIDFNCRASAKYLNSLHDSAGISSDDERNTVYSVLVSLKCFLSRTEYCVLYNSLRKRTRTLQHRLHSVDINSITQHLGFPTDWQEKPLMEQTNQN
- a CDS encoding SHOCT domain-containing protein produces the protein MIKDKFEGVDGPGMRALGEWGMDVKFIFDEQSRIFHFPGSKMDMTDFYLIGMNHKAGKMHTETKGHGGLGSAFVGGALAGGLGAVVGFNHGRQYETNTWEDRTQTRMIFIDAQNIIDNRPNDTIVLRWAMTTAEANAYAKVCLVDFEGTRRNLIGNNSANIPVLNQKPFDTLTPPTDPNDDAAWAAYLAQERGETVSDPTPAIPEPQTSPTSSYPNQSMSIGERLDRLEKALNNGQISNDEYEAEMRKAVLANDGVDVAPKQQTVADQLRDMKSLLDDGVITQDDFDAKKKELLGL
- a CDS encoding SHOCT domain-containing protein, which encodes MKLDAIQQELGKLDYPNDPSTSVYIESVSGIKMLLGSYAALSDRYYIASFQNNGILFMGLNLMRHFNGTHHFVSYEDVGNVEISKTKFINGRLLFNADRMEITDSNGKKATYICYTFMAGEGFWKDNIQNVQRTVDSWPAMSERKAQPATAQQSSTVPDQLRDMKSLLDDGVITQADFDTKKKQLLGL
- a CDS encoding ImmA/IrrE family metallo-endopeptidase, which gives rise to MIDPKDDVPRTAQEWAFFMKFRYGTADPWKLVEILDIDLMWSNALGKDKLGRTGFLPDDKPFIILSSAIRDSPLRTRVLAHELGHAVMQNGVAAYYRTADHGYSKSEQQAESFCLTLLTELYNEETGHLPETIGDLQTMYGI
- a CDS encoding helix-turn-helix domain-containing protein, with product MLPERLKELRLAKHLTQEDVANFLGITRPAYTAYESGKRQPDDSTKMKLAQYYSVTVDYLLGVNKTPAWATQQQVTDLKTWLDDPAAMDGFSFGGAELTEDEKDKLKMSMTQIFWNRLNLKRMPINKDEGGDNK
- a CDS encoding helix-turn-helix domain-containing protein, translated to MKGGTKLREWLKQAREQSGLTQKELAQSVDVTRPAYKEQ
- a CDS encoding FAD-dependent oxidoreductase; translated protein: MHVIVIGGSISGAESVRALVDNPEVTSIDWFEAGDLALVQGWGANAAMHLSALAQQGVTVHNQTTVTQLNPATHSLTATTGASSQDYSYDKLILSTGSAAIELPLPGAKLDGVMSIAHRSSIFTLKKQVQNPDIKNVVIVGAGYIGVMFAEPFNQAGKHVTVVDIADQPVATNLDSEFSSQIAANMTESGVTLALGEGVQEFIGQDGHVTAVRSEKGTYPADLVIVAVGNRANTAWLQGIVDLDSRGVVKTDAYMRTSDPDILAVGDATTVNYLPTDTELRISLASNAARGGRFAGRYLGAPTRKFPGVSGTSALEVFGKFFAATGLSTVTAGKSGAAVASSFVTAPLLMADAPATMNAEIQFKLIYDPTSRRVLGAQLLSDVNVTAYINVVALAIQAKMTVEDLEYADFFFQPSLAAPINVINEAELAAN
- a CDS encoding TetR/AcrR family transcriptional regulator, encoding MATNDSRRRGDALEHDIFAATYALLQEQDYQQITFSQVAARAHTSRSVIYRYWDSVLDLVIQTILYEIEVTPSVLNQDDFDMGSLRADLIALATTFAQATQTGPNQYFRIVFLSAVRQDQRRELQRMMDCVRAGNLAIMDQLIQRAVQRGELVRVPNQTARMVLFDMLRYYDMTYGVAAIDGDRIHHLVDDIVMPALRNG